A genome region from Natronosalvus rutilus includes the following:
- the mutS gene encoding DNA mismatch repair protein MutS: MTEATGIVGEFLSLKADTDADVLAMQCGDFYEFFGDDAELVGEELELKVTSKSSQGQSYPMAGVPLADLTPYLKALVERGYRVAVADQYETDDGHAREIVRVVTPGTFVETSDADAQYLAAVVADQGSGSGSGPSSGDETAYGLAFADVTTGRFLVAGAEDVDEAMTELYRFAPVEVLPGPDVRTDDNFLAQLRERLEARLTLHETEAFAPKRATHRVRDHFGSETVDRLDLPESALAAAGAVLAYVEETGAGVLASMTRLQTHRGDDHVTLDVTTQRNLELTETMHGDRDGSLFATIDHTKTSAGGRLLKEWLQRPRRSLEVLEERQASVGALATAALARDELQDVLGGAYDLERLASRATHGSADARDLLAVRDTLALVPRVVEVVESTSDLADSPLSTVVNRVDRERAADLRETLADALAEEPPSTVRQGGMLKKGYDDDLDDLIERHDELEQWLDTLADREKRQHGLSHVTVDRNKTDGYYIQVGRSAADGVPDHYEEIKQLKNSKRFTTDELEDKEREILRIEEQRGDLEYELFRGLRQNVAERAALLQDVGRTLATVDALSSLASHAAENRWVRPALHREQDLEITQGRHPVVEQTTEFVPNDVAMDSDRGFLVVTGPNMSGKSTYMRQVACIVLLAQIGSFVPAREAEVGLVDGIFTRVGALDELAQGRSTFMVEMSELSNILHAATDESLVILDEVGRGTATYDGISIAWAATEYLHNEIRAKTLFATHYHELTGLADHLPRVANVHVAADERDGDVTFLRTVRDGPTDRSYGIHVADLAGVPAPVVDRARDVLERLREEKAIEAKGGGSSEPVQTVFDVSGGSFRGPANADGGDPESAAKAEPATDPDAAAVLEALESLDVNSTPPVELMATVQEWKRRLENEE; encoded by the coding sequence ATGACCGAGGCGACGGGGATCGTCGGCGAGTTTCTCTCTCTGAAAGCCGACACCGACGCGGACGTGCTGGCAATGCAGTGTGGCGACTTCTACGAGTTCTTCGGCGACGACGCCGAACTCGTCGGCGAGGAACTCGAGCTCAAGGTGACCTCCAAATCGTCCCAGGGCCAGTCCTATCCGATGGCGGGCGTGCCGCTGGCCGACCTCACCCCGTACCTCAAGGCGCTCGTCGAGCGCGGCTACCGCGTCGCCGTCGCCGACCAGTACGAGACCGACGACGGCCACGCCCGCGAGATCGTTCGCGTGGTGACGCCGGGCACGTTCGTCGAGACGAGCGACGCCGACGCACAGTACCTCGCGGCGGTGGTCGCGGACCAGGGCTCGGGGTCGGGCTCCGGCCCGAGTTCCGGCGACGAAACCGCATACGGCCTCGCCTTCGCAGACGTCACGACGGGCCGATTCCTCGTCGCCGGTGCCGAAGACGTCGACGAGGCGATGACCGAACTCTACCGCTTCGCCCCCGTCGAAGTCCTGCCCGGTCCCGACGTTCGGACCGACGACAACTTCCTCGCACAGCTCCGCGAGCGCCTCGAGGCACGCCTCACCCTCCACGAGACGGAGGCGTTCGCCCCGAAGCGTGCCACCCACCGGGTTCGCGACCATTTCGGGAGCGAAACGGTCGATCGCCTCGACCTCCCCGAATCCGCGCTCGCCGCCGCGGGCGCCGTCCTCGCCTACGTCGAGGAGACCGGCGCGGGCGTGCTCGCGTCGATGACCCGCCTCCAGACCCACCGTGGGGACGACCACGTCACCCTCGACGTGACCACCCAGCGCAACCTCGAGCTGACCGAGACCATGCACGGGGACCGCGACGGCTCTCTGTTCGCGACCATCGACCACACGAAGACCAGCGCCGGGGGGCGATTGCTCAAGGAGTGGCTCCAGCGTCCCCGGCGCTCGCTCGAGGTGCTCGAGGAGCGCCAGGCAAGCGTCGGCGCCCTCGCCACTGCCGCGCTCGCCCGGGACGAACTGCAGGACGTGCTCGGTGGGGCCTACGACCTCGAGCGCCTGGCCTCGCGGGCGACTCACGGGAGCGCAGACGCGCGGGACCTTCTCGCGGTGCGGGACACCCTCGCGCTGGTTCCCCGGGTGGTCGAGGTCGTCGAATCGACGTCCGACCTGGCTGACTCGCCGCTGTCGACCGTCGTGAATCGGGTCGACCGCGAACGGGCCGCCGACCTTCGCGAGACCCTGGCGGACGCGCTGGCCGAGGAGCCACCATCGACGGTGCGCCAGGGCGGCATGCTGAAGAAGGGCTACGACGACGACCTCGACGATCTCATCGAGCGCCACGACGAACTCGAGCAGTGGCTCGACACGCTCGCCGACCGCGAAAAGCGCCAGCACGGACTCAGCCACGTCACCGTCGACCGAAACAAGACCGACGGCTACTACATCCAAGTCGGGCGCTCGGCGGCCGACGGTGTCCCGGACCACTACGAGGAGATCAAGCAACTCAAGAACTCCAAGCGGTTCACGACCGACGAACTCGAGGACAAAGAACGCGAAATCCTCAGAATCGAGGAACAGCGTGGCGACCTCGAGTACGAGTTGTTCCGGGGGCTACGCCAGAACGTCGCCGAGCGGGCCGCCCTCCTCCAGGACGTCGGACGTACCCTCGCGACGGTCGACGCACTCTCGAGTCTGGCGAGTCACGCCGCCGAGAACAGATGGGTTCGTCCCGCTCTCCACCGGGAGCAGGACCTCGAGATCACCCAGGGTCGCCACCCCGTCGTCGAGCAGACGACCGAGTTCGTCCCGAACGACGTCGCGATGGACTCCGACCGCGGCTTTCTGGTGGTGACCGGCCCCAACATGTCCGGCAAATCGACGTACATGCGCCAGGTCGCCTGCATCGTCCTGCTGGCCCAGATCGGCAGTTTCGTCCCCGCCCGCGAGGCCGAGGTCGGTCTGGTCGACGGCATCTTCACCCGCGTCGGCGCCCTCGACGAACTGGCCCAGGGGCGCTCGACGTTCATGGTCGAGATGAGCGAACTCTCGAACATCCTGCACGCGGCGACCGACGAGTCGCTCGTCATCCTGGACGAAGTGGGGCGGGGGACCGCCACCTACGACGGCATCTCCATCGCCTGGGCGGCCACCGAGTACCTCCACAACGAGATCCGGGCGAAGACGCTCTTCGCAACCCACTACCACGAACTGACGGGACTGGCCGACCACCTGCCCCGCGTGGCAAACGTCCACGTCGCGGCAGACGAGCGCGACGGAGACGTGACTTTCCTGCGAACCGTTCGCGACGGCCCGACCGACCGCTCCTACGGAATTCACGTCGCGGACCTCGCGGGCGTTCCCGCCCCCGTCGTCGACCGTGCCCGCGACGTCCTCGAGCGCCTACGCGAGGAGAAGGCCATCGAAGCGAAGGGTGGGGGTTCGAGCGAGCCCGTCCAGACGGTGTTCGACGTCTCGGGCGGGAGTTTTCGTGGGCCGGCGAACGCCGATGGCGGCGACCCGGAGTCAGCCGCAAAAGCTGAGCCAGCAACCGACCCCGACGCCGCGGCCGTCCTCGAGGCCCTCGAATCGCTCGACGTGAACAGCACGCCGCCCGTCGAGCTGATGGCGACGGTCCAGGAGTGGAAACGACGGCTCGAGAACGAGGAGTGA
- the thrS gene encoding threonine--tRNA ligase, translating to MSEPEPESESAPQSINVVLPDGSELEVAPDATVQDCAYEIGPGLGRDTVAGKLDGELVAKEAPVYDEARLEIVTDQSDEYLDVLRHSAAHCLAQAVERHFDDVKLAIGPPTEEGFYYDFDDLEVDESDFSALEAEIEDIIEADYDIEREEVSVAEAEERLADEPYKLELLDELAEEGEQVTFYNQGEWEDLCAGPHLESTGEIGVVKLLEIAGAYWRGDEENPMQTRIYGTAFEEESDLEDYLERREEAKERDHRKIGNEMDLFSIQDVTGPGLPLYHPPGKTILRELEGFVEDLNEDAGYDYVETPHVFKTDLWHKSGHYENYEDDMFIFDVGDDEFGLKPMNCPGHAAIFQDHSWSYRDLPIRYAENGKVYRKEQRGELSGLSRVWAFTIDDGHLFVRPDQIEREVEAIMDVIDEVLSTFDLEYEVALATRPEKSVGSDEIWDKAEAQLESVLEKRNVDYDLEAGDGAFYGPKIDYAFEDAIGRHWDGPTVQLDFNMPDRFDLDYVGEDNEAHEPVMIHRALYGSYERFFMMLIEHYEGNFPFWLAPEQVRVLPISDDNLGYAHRVANEFGDFRTEVDHRDSTLERKIRAAHDDRVPYQIIVGDNEEEAGTISVRDRFEDQEYDVEIDEFQGHLEAERDEKRSAPDFLAD from the coding sequence ATGTCAGAACCCGAACCCGAATCCGAATCCGCACCGCAATCGATCAACGTCGTCCTTCCCGACGGCTCCGAACTCGAGGTCGCCCCCGACGCCACCGTCCAGGACTGCGCCTACGAGATTGGCCCCGGACTCGGCCGCGACACGGTCGCCGGCAAACTCGACGGCGAACTCGTCGCCAAAGAGGCCCCCGTCTACGACGAGGCGCGACTCGAAATCGTCACCGACCAGTCCGACGAGTACCTCGACGTGCTCCGTCATTCCGCGGCCCACTGTCTGGCCCAGGCCGTCGAGCGCCACTTCGACGACGTGAAACTCGCCATCGGCCCGCCGACGGAGGAGGGCTTCTACTACGACTTCGACGACCTCGAGGTCGACGAGAGCGACTTCTCGGCACTCGAGGCCGAGATCGAGGACATCATCGAGGCCGACTACGACATCGAGCGCGAGGAGGTCTCGGTCGCAGAGGCGGAGGAGCGCCTGGCGGACGAACCCTACAAACTCGAGTTGCTCGACGAATTGGCCGAGGAGGGCGAACAGGTCACCTTCTACAACCAGGGGGAGTGGGAGGACCTCTGTGCCGGCCCACACCTCGAGTCGACGGGCGAGATCGGCGTCGTCAAACTGCTCGAGATCGCGGGCGCCTACTGGCGCGGCGACGAGGAAAATCCGATGCAGACCCGGATCTACGGGACGGCATTCGAGGAAGAGTCCGATCTAGAGGACTACCTCGAGCGCCGCGAGGAGGCCAAAGAGCGCGACCACCGCAAGATCGGCAACGAGATGGACCTGTTCTCGATCCAGGACGTCACGGGTCCCGGACTCCCCCTCTATCACCCGCCGGGGAAGACGATCCTGCGGGAACTCGAGGGCTTCGTTGAGGACCTGAACGAAGACGCGGGCTACGACTACGTCGAGACGCCCCACGTGTTCAAGACGGACCTCTGGCACAAGTCCGGCCACTACGAGAACTACGAGGACGACATGTTCATTTTCGACGTGGGCGACGACGAGTTCGGCCTGAAGCCGATGAACTGTCCTGGCCACGCCGCCATCTTCCAGGACCACTCCTGGAGTTACCGCGACCTCCCCATTAGATACGCCGAGAACGGGAAGGTCTACCGCAAAGAACAGCGCGGCGAACTCTCCGGCCTCTCGCGGGTCTGGGCGTTCACGATCGACGACGGCCACCTCTTCGTCCGTCCCGACCAGATCGAACGCGAGGTCGAGGCCATCATGGACGTCATCGACGAGGTGCTCTCGACGTTCGACCTCGAGTACGAGGTCGCGCTCGCGACGCGTCCCGAGAAGAGCGTCGGCAGCGACGAGATCTGGGATAAAGCGGAGGCCCAGCTCGAGTCGGTCCTCGAGAAGCGAAACGTGGACTACGACCTCGAGGCCGGCGACGGCGCGTTCTACGGCCCGAAGATCGACTACGCCTTCGAGGACGCCATCGGTCGCCACTGGGACGGCCCGACGGTCCAGCTGGACTTCAACATGCCTGACCGCTTCGACCTCGACTACGTCGGCGAGGACAACGAGGCCCACGAGCCAGTCATGATTCACCGGGCGCTCTACGGCAGCTACGAGCGCTTCTTCATGATGCTCATCGAGCACTACGAGGGGAACTTCCCGTTCTGGCTCGCTCCCGAGCAGGTGCGCGTGCTCCCCATCTCCGACGACAACCTCGGGTACGCCCACCGCGTCGCCAACGAGTTCGGCGACTTCCGCACGGAGGTCGACCACCGGGACAGCACCCTCGAGCGCAAGATCCGGGCGGCCCACGACGACCGCGTTCCCTACCAGATCATCGTCGGCGACAACGAGGAAGAAGCCGGGACCATCTCGGTCCGTGACCGCTTCGAGGACCAGGAGTACGACGTCGAGATCGACGAGTTCCAGGGACACCTCGAGGCCGAGCGCGACGAGAAACGGTCGGCGCCGGACTTCCTGGCCGACTGA
- the nucS gene encoding endonuclease NucS: protein MTTDSDSHSVTRRFPVTSLESPSLATARDAVQRGLEEEALVTVFGRCTVDYEGRAASRLEAGDRHVMLKPDGAALVHTAEGQQPVNWQPPGCEHAVRVADGALVLHSTRSTPAEELVVTVEDVLQVSTFAMSDPDSVAVVGTEADLRDRILEDPALLEPGFTPLATERETPAGAVDIYGKDDAGRTVVVELKRRRVGPDAVGQLRRYVDALSHDLHTEAELRGILVAPSVTDRARRLLEQHDLEFVALEPTAD from the coding sequence ATGACGACCGACAGCGACTCCCACTCCGTGACGCGACGATTCCCCGTCACCAGCCTCGAGTCACCCTCCCTCGCGACCGCTCGAGACGCCGTCCAGCGGGGTCTTGAGGAAGAGGCGCTCGTGACCGTCTTCGGGCGCTGTACGGTCGACTACGAGGGTCGGGCGGCCAGCCGACTCGAGGCTGGCGACCGTCACGTCATGCTCAAGCCCGACGGCGCCGCGCTGGTCCACACGGCGGAGGGCCAACAGCCAGTCAACTGGCAACCACCCGGGTGTGAGCACGCCGTCCGGGTCGCAGACGGTGCGCTCGTCCTCCACAGCACGCGTTCGACGCCCGCGGAGGAACTCGTCGTCACCGTCGAGGACGTCCTCCAGGTGTCGACGTTCGCGATGTCCGACCCCGACTCGGTCGCCGTCGTCGGCACCGAGGCCGACCTCCGTGATCGCATCCTCGAGGACCCCGCCCTGCTCGAGCCCGGGTTCACGCCGCTGGCGACCGAACGCGAGACGCCCGCCGGGGCCGTGGACATCTACGGGAAGGACGACGCGGGCCGTACAGTGGTCGTCGAACTCAAGCGGCGGCGCGTCGGCCCGGACGCCGTCGGACAGCTCCGCCGGTACGTCGACGCCCTCTCCCACGACCTCCACACCGAGGCCGAATTGCGGGGTATCCTCGTCGCGCCCTCGGTGACCGACCGGGCAAGGCGACTTCTCGAGCAGCACGACCTCGAGTTCGTCGCGCTCGAGCCGACGGCGGACTGA
- a CDS encoding beta-CASP ribonuclease aCPSF1: MSTVEQQLDDLKAEITSELPNDISVSSVKYEGPELVVYTRDPKKFARQGDLVRKLASKLRKRITIRPDPDVLSPPETARAEIMSVIPEEAGVTDLDFHADTGEVVIEAGKPGMVIGRHGSTLREITKQVGWTPEVVRTPPIESSTVSNVRNFLKQERSDRRDILERVGRQIHREEMSDDEWVRITTLGCCREVGRASFILSTPETRILIDCGDKPGAEGEVPYLHVPEALGAGAQTIDAVVLTHAHLDHSALLPLLFKYGYDGPIYCTEPTRDLMGLLTLDYLDVAAKEGRTPPYESEQVREAIKHCIPLEYGDVTDIAPDVKLTFHNAGHILGSAVSHFHIGDGLYNVAFSGDIHYKDTRLFNGATNDFPRVETLVLESTYGGRNDYQTDQADSEEKLKKVIRETAEEGGKVLIPAFAVGRSQEIMLVIEEAMREGEIPSMPVHLDGMIWEATAIHTTYPEYLRDDLRDRIFHEDENPFLADEFNHIDGGEEERQDVADGGPCIVLSTSGMVTGGPIMSWLSHVGPDPDSTLVFVGYQAQGTLGRRIQNGWDEIPTSEVGSMNRNGNGNGRGTLKLNMDVETVDGFSGHADRAGLENFVRTMNPRPEKVLCVHGDERSVQDLSSALYHEFNMRTFAPKNLETFRFL, encoded by the coding sequence ATGAGTACTGTAGAGCAGCAACTCGACGATTTGAAAGCAGAGATCACGAGCGAGTTACCGAACGACATCTCGGTCTCCTCGGTGAAATACGAAGGCCCCGAACTGGTGGTCTACACGCGCGATCCGAAGAAGTTCGCCCGCCAGGGCGACCTCGTGCGAAAGCTCGCGAGCAAGCTTCGCAAGCGCATCACGATCCGACCAGACCCGGACGTCCTCTCCCCGCCCGAGACCGCTCGAGCGGAGATCATGAGCGTGATCCCGGAGGAGGCGGGCGTGACGGATCTGGACTTCCACGCCGACACGGGCGAGGTGGTCATCGAAGCCGGCAAGCCCGGCATGGTGATCGGTCGCCACGGTTCGACGCTTCGAGAGATCACGAAACAGGTCGGCTGGACGCCCGAAGTCGTCCGCACGCCGCCGATCGAATCTTCGACCGTCTCGAACGTTCGCAACTTCCTCAAACAGGAACGAAGCGATCGTCGGGACATCTTAGAGCGCGTCGGTCGACAGATCCACCGCGAGGAGATGTCCGACGACGAGTGGGTTCGCATCACGACTCTCGGTTGTTGCCGAGAGGTCGGACGCGCTTCGTTCATCCTCTCGACGCCCGAAACCCGGATTCTGATCGATTGCGGCGACAAACCCGGTGCCGAAGGCGAGGTGCCGTACCTCCACGTCCCCGAAGCACTCGGCGCGGGCGCTCAGACGATCGACGCCGTGGTGCTCACCCACGCCCACCTCGACCACTCCGCTCTACTCCCGCTCCTGTTCAAGTACGGCTACGACGGCCCGATCTACTGTACGGAACCGACGCGCGACCTCATGGGCCTGCTGACGCTCGACTACCTCGACGTCGCGGCCAAGGAGGGGCGAACTCCACCGTACGAGTCCGAACAGGTCCGCGAGGCGATCAAACACTGCATTCCGCTCGAGTACGGCGACGTCACGGACATCGCGCCGGACGTCAAACTCACGTTCCACAACGCGGGCCACATTCTCGGCTCCGCCGTCTCGCACTTCCACATCGGTGACGGCCTCTACAACGTCGCGTTCTCCGGGGACATCCACTACAAGGACACGCGCCTGTTCAACGGCGCGACCAACGACTTCCCGCGCGTGGAGACGCTCGTCCTCGAGTCGACCTACGGCGGGCGAAACGACTACCAGACCGACCAGGCCGACTCCGAGGAGAAACTCAAGAAAGTCATCAGGGAGACGGCCGAAGAGGGCGGCAAGGTGCTCATCCCGGCGTTCGCCGTCGGTCGCTCCCAGGAGATCATGCTCGTCATCGAGGAGGCCATGCGCGAGGGCGAAATCCCCTCGATGCCGGTCCATCTGGACGGGATGATATGGGAGGCGACGGCGATCCACACCACCTATCCGGAGTACCTGCGCGACGACCTCCGAGATCGGATCTTCCACGAGGACGAGAACCCGTTCCTCGCCGACGAGTTCAACCACATCGACGGCGGTGAGGAGGAGCGACAGGACGTCGCCGACGGCGGCCCCTGTATCGTCCTCTCGACGTCCGGGATGGTCACCGGCGGCCCGATCATGTCCTGGCTCTCCCACGTCGGTCCCGATCCCGACTCGACGCTCGTCTTCGTCGGCTACCAGGCCCAGGGAACGCTCGGGCGGCGCATCCAGAACGGCTGGGACGAGATTCCGACGAGCGAGGTCGGGAGTATGAACCGAAACGGAAACGGGAACGGCCGCGGCACCCTCAAACTCAACATGGACGTCGAAACGGTCGACGGCTTCTCCGGCCACGCCGACCGCGCCGGCCTCGAGAACTTCGTCCGGACGATGAACCCCCGACCCGAGAAAGTACTCTGCGTCCACGGCGACGAACGCTCCGTCCAGGACCTCTCCTCGGCGCTCTACCACGAGTTCAACATGCGGACGTTCGCGCCGAAGAACCTCGAGACGTTCCGGTTCCTCTGA
- a CDS encoding glycosyltransferase produces the protein MSPGTNPKKTASGPARARNRGAKQASGDVLCFTDADTVVPPTWVRDHCRHYSVATKSTVVGVGGPLEPLEPGLRHRVCFRLLSDWWDRLSWPLGFVQQPGPNCSVRRTAFERVGGFDESLPFLEDTDLSLRLRREGEVVYDRECAVRTSVRRQEREGYGRLFLTYARGYLAYLLPGRSPSATYF, from the coding sequence ATGAGTCCGGGAACGAACCCGAAAAAAACGGCCTCAGGACCGGCCCGGGCACGAAACCGCGGCGCGAAGCAGGCATCCGGCGACGTGCTCTGTTTCACCGACGCCGACACCGTCGTTCCGCCGACGTGGGTGCGCGATCACTGCCGTCACTACTCGGTGGCGACGAAATCCACCGTAGTGGGCGTCGGCGGACCGCTCGAGCCACTCGAGCCCGGTCTTCGCCACCGCGTCTGCTTTCGACTCCTCTCGGACTGGTGGGACCGACTCAGCTGGCCGCTGGGGTTCGTCCAGCAGCCTGGGCCCAACTGTAGCGTGCGTCGGACGGCCTTCGAACGGGTAGGCGGCTTCGACGAGTCGCTCCCGTTTCTCGAGGACACAGATCTCTCCCTGCGCCTCCGTCGAGAGGGCGAGGTAGTCTACGACCGGGAGTGTGCGGTCAGGACGTCCGTCCGCCGACAGGAGCGGGAGGGGTACGGGCGTCTCTTCCTGACCTACGCTCGCGGTTATCTGGCGTATCTGCTACCCGGTCGGTCACCGTCAGCGACGTACTTCTAG
- a CDS encoding beta-ribofuranosylaminobenzene 5'-phosphate synthase family protein: protein MPSVTVSAGARLHFGFQNLSLARERLYGGIGVGLEEPRVTVAAEPADAVRVEDPLAEQYSRRAVERLAVPGVRIALDERLPRHVGLGSGTQLALTVLAATAGAYDLEPSIRDLAPALGRAGRSGIGVATFEDGGFVVDAGHPTGRFTTEPPAEGDWTVPPVVARHDLPDSWRFLVVVPDVEPGRCGEDEDASLRSVIEHADPGIADDIAGVLTRKLLPAAAEGRLEAFGEAISTIGHKNGAWYADVQGGVFRPPAGELVNALTSSPVVTGVGQSSWGPTVYGVTDDRHADEAVAAARDALEEASVEGRVLVSRAAAGGATRGR, encoded by the coding sequence ATGCCGAGCGTGACCGTCAGCGCAGGCGCCCGCCTGCACTTCGGCTTCCAGAACCTCTCGCTGGCCCGAGAGCGCCTCTACGGCGGCATCGGGGTCGGCCTCGAGGAGCCTCGCGTAACGGTCGCGGCCGAACCCGCGGACGCCGTCCGCGTCGAGGACCCACTCGCCGAGCAGTACTCCCGGCGGGCGGTCGAGCGGTTAGCCGTTCCCGGCGTTCGCATCGCCCTCGACGAACGACTCCCGCGCCACGTCGGGCTGGGGAGCGGGACGCAACTCGCCCTCACTGTCCTGGCGGCGACGGCAGGAGCGTACGACCTCGAGCCGTCGATTCGCGACCTGGCGCCGGCTCTCGGGCGGGCCGGCCGAAGTGGGATCGGCGTCGCGACGTTCGAGGACGGCGGGTTCGTCGTTGACGCGGGCCACCCGACGGGCCGGTTCACCACCGAGCCGCCGGCCGAGGGCGACTGGACGGTCCCGCCCGTCGTCGCCAGACACGACCTCCCTGACTCCTGGCGGTTTCTGGTCGTCGTCCCGGACGTCGAACCCGGCCGTTGCGGCGAGGACGAGGACGCCAGCCTCCGCTCGGTCATCGAACACGCCGACCCGGGAATCGCCGACGACATCGCGGGCGTCCTCACGCGAAAACTGCTCCCGGCGGCCGCGGAAGGCCGACTCGAGGCCTTCGGCGAGGCGATATCGACCATCGGCCACAAGAACGGTGCCTGGTACGCCGACGTCCAGGGTGGCGTCTTTCGCCCACCTGCGGGCGAACTCGTCAACGCGCTGACCTCGAGTCCGGTCGTCACCGGCGTCGGGCAATCGTCCTGGGGGCCAACCGTCTACGGCGTCACCGACGACCGACACGCCGACGAGGCCGTCGCCGCGGCGAGGGACGCACTCGAGGAAGCGAGCGTCGAGGGACGAGTTCTCGTCTCGCGGGCGGCGGCCGGGGGCGCGACTCGAGGGCGATAA
- the dph5 gene encoding diphthine synthase translates to MLTFVGLGLYDERSITVEGRDALRNADRAYAEFYTSQLVGTTVESLEDHHGIDVEVRDRAGVEQHPDDILESAETEDVVFLTAGDTMISTTHVDLRLRAHERGIETRVIHGITAQTATSSLTGLQNYRFGKATTLPFPYAHGADGLPASVTETIEANREANLHTVVYLDIKAERGEYMTADVAAELLADAYPDLVGVVVARAGSPDPLIEAGTMTDLAEREFGDPLHLLVIPGELHLLEADALCELAGADRDDLEIA, encoded by the coding sequence ATGCTCACGTTCGTCGGACTCGGCCTCTACGACGAGCGGTCGATCACCGTCGAGGGCCGGGACGCCCTCCGGAACGCCGACCGCGCCTACGCCGAGTTCTACACCAGTCAGCTCGTCGGGACTACCGTCGAGTCGCTCGAGGACCACCACGGCATCGACGTTGAGGTCCGCGACCGGGCGGGGGTCGAACAGCACCCCGACGACATCCTCGAGTCCGCCGAGACCGAGGACGTCGTCTTTCTCACGGCCGGGGACACTATGATCTCGACCACGCACGTCGATCTCCGACTGCGGGCCCACGAACGCGGAATCGAGACGCGCGTGATCCACGGTATCACCGCCCAGACGGCGACCAGTTCGCTCACCGGACTGCAAAACTACCGGTTCGGGAAGGCGACGACCCTCCCGTTCCCCTACGCCCACGGCGCCGACGGGTTGCCCGCGAGCGTCACCGAGACCATCGAGGCGAACCGCGAGGCGAACCTGCACACGGTCGTCTACCTCGACATCAAAGCCGAGCGCGGCGAGTACATGACCGCCGACGTCGCCGCAGAATTGCTCGCCGACGCGTACCCCGACCTGGTGGGCGTCGTCGTCGCTCGAGCCGGCAGTCCCGACCCCCTGATCGAGGCCGGGACGATGACCGACCTCGCCGAACGGGAGTTCGGCGACCCGCTCCACCTACTCGTGATCCCCGGCGAACTGCACCTGCTCGAGGCCGACGCCCTCTGCGAACTGGCGGGGGCGGATCGGGACGACCTCGAGATCGCCTGA
- a CDS encoding GrpB family protein, whose product MPESSPPNDCPPNDGPPLGLARGTVALVSHHPGWLDAAVAELERLEQAFERDGVDDRVLGYEHVGSTAVPGLAAKPILDLLVLVADLEAVTSLQPALERLGYERQPNDGVPDRVFFAKGPETDRMHYLSVASWGSDCHREQVVFRDFMCDNPSTAEAYETLKRQLAGHYLDERAAYTDRKEPFVEEILEWAVSAGYDVDERP is encoded by the coding sequence ATGCCGGAGTCCAGTCCCCCGAACGACTGCCCCCCGAACGACGGTCCACCACTCGGCCTCGCACGCGGGACCGTCGCCCTCGTGTCACACCACCCCGGGTGGCTCGACGCGGCCGTAGCCGAACTCGAGCGACTCGAGCAGGCGTTCGAACGTGACGGGGTCGACGACCGCGTCCTCGGGTACGAGCACGTCGGTTCGACGGCCGTCCCCGGACTCGCCGCGAAGCCGATCCTGGATCTGCTCGTCCTGGTCGCGGACCTCGAGGCCGTCACCAGTTTGCAACCAGCGCTCGAGCGCCTCGGATACGAACGGCAACCGAACGACGGCGTTCCCGACCGCGTCTTCTTCGCGAAGGGGCCGGAAACCGACCGGATGCACTACCTGTCGGTCGCGTCGTGGGGAAGCGACTGTCACCGTGAACAGGTGGTCTTCCGAGATTTTATGTGCGATAACCCATCGACGGCCGAGGCGTACGAGACGCTCAAGCGACAGCTCGCGGGGCATTATTTAGATGAGCGGGCGGCGTACACCGACCGAAAGGAACCGTTCGTCGAAGAGATCCTCGAGTGGGCCGTCTCGGCAGGATACGACGTCGACGAGCGGCCCTGA